GGCGCGGGGGTGAGCTGCAGCAGCTCGATCACCATGGCGACCGCCAGGGCGATGGCGGTGACCGTGAGCGCCGAGAGCCTCGGCCACACGAGCACGATCAGCAGGCCGAAGAAGACGACGTAGAGCATGCTGCCGAGCACGTCGATGAGGGGCGTGCGGGCGAGCAGCTGCAGGGCGAGGCCCAGCACGAGGCATCCGGATGCCGCGACGACGGCGAGTACGCGGAGCCGCCGGGTCTCGGCGAGCGGGGTCGTCTGCGGCATCCGATCAGTGAAGCACACGCCGTCGATCTCGCTTCGGCAACGATCCGGCATCGCTCCGGCAACGATGTGCCCCGTTCGGGGTGTCGCCCGGGAATGAGGCGGAATCATGGCTCTTGCGGTCGGCGCATCCGTCGGCCGTTCGGTGACCGCTGCGGGGGAGGTCGGGCACATGGCGTCGATCACGTCGACCGACCGCGCGTGGGTTCCCACGGTCGCGACCGCGCTGGTCTTCTGGATGCTGCTCGTCGGCGCCGCGCTCATGCCCGAGGTCTGCGCGACCGTCGACCTGGCCGGGACGGGTGCGGCGTGCGTGACGGGCGCGCGCAGCTCGGCGGCGATGACCGGCGGCGTCCTGGTGCTCGCGGTCGCCTCGCTCGGGGTCGCGCTGACGTACCTGCTCCCGACGGCGTCGCGCCCCCTCGTGCAGCGCCTCTCGATGATCGCCGTCGCCGCGGTCGGATCCGCCGCGCTCGTGATGACGGTCGGGGCGTCGGGCTTCCGTCTCCTCTAGTCGTCGCCGTCGGTGCGGGACGGGCGCACCTCGGACTCCTGGATGGACTCGATCACGGAGTCCTGCAGGCCCTTCTGGCCGGTGTGCAGCTCCTGATACGTCTCGCCGGCGCCCATCAATGGGCCGAACGCCGCGCGCACCCGCCGGCCGCGCGGGGCCATGACGGCCCGCACCGTCATGCCGACGACGAGCGCGAGGCCGAAGAGCGCGGCCAGCGCCCCGATCACGAGCTCCATGGCGTTCTCACCCACCGTCGCCACGCGGGTTGCTCCGTGAAGCCGAGCGAGGTCCACAGCGACCGGCCGGCGTCGGTTCCGGATGCCGCGGGGCCGCCTCCTGCGCCCGCAGCCGCAACGGCGTCGGCGAGACCCGGCTCGCCGCCGAACCCGTAGGCCGTCAGCGGTAGCAGCGTGCCGTCGCGGTAGCCCTCGAGCACGAATCGCTCGTGGTGCACCACGTGATCGGGCAGCGCGTCGAGCCGGAACCACTCGAGCCCGGTCGCCTTCTGCTCCATGAGCGACGGCGTGCCCCGCCAGGAGCGACAGGCGAAGAACACGTCGAGGCGCTCGTCGACGGGCCGGCCGGTGCCCCCGGTGCGGTGCATGGCCGTGAGCGGCTCGAGGGCCGCCTCGACGACGTCGACGCCGAGCTCCTCCGCCGTCTCGCGCACGCCGGCCGCGAACACGGTCTCGCCCTGCTCCACGTGCCCGGCGGCCGCGGCAGCCCACCAGTCGTCGTAGTAGCCGGTGCCCGCCCGCCGCTGGAGGAGCACGCGCTCGCCGGCGTCGCCGCGCTCGCCGTCGAGCAGGAACACGTAGGCGGCGGGGATCAGCGCGAAGCGGCCGTGCTCGGCGGCGTATTCGTCGGAGTACGCCTGCCGCTCGTCGTCCATCGTGTGGTTCGCCTCCGTCGCCGACCCGGTCGAGTCGGTGTCAGTACCCGACGATCGGGCCGAACGCGTCGGCGAGCGGCGCGCGGTTCACGCTGCGGAGCTCCTCGACCGGCACGGTGAACAGGCCCTGCACCTCGAGCGAGCCCGACGCGGCATCCGTCACGCCGATGCGGCGCACCGGGTAGTCGCGGCCCTCGCAGAGCCCGCGGAACTTCACGTCGTCCTCGCGGGGGACCGACACGATGACGCGCCCGGTCGACTCTGAGAAGAGTGCGGTCGCCGCGTCGATGCCGGCGTCCTGGATCACCTCGTCGAGCACCACGCGTGCGCCGACGCCGAAGCGGCCGACCGCCTCGGCGAGGGCGATCGCGAGGCCGCCGTCGCTGAGGTCGTGCGCCGAGTCGATGAGCCCCTCGAGGGCGGCGGCGGCGAGCAGCTCGGCGAGTGCCTTCTCGCGGCCGAGGTCCACGGCCGGGGGACGACCGCCGAGGTGGTCGTGCACGACACCGGCCCAGGCCGAGCCGTCGAGTTCGGCCGCCGTGTCGCCCAGCAGGTAGATGTTGTGGCCGTCGTCCTGCCAGCCCGACGGGATGCGGCGGGCGACGTCGTCGATCACGCCGAGCACGGCGATCACCGGGGTGGGGTGGATCGGCACGTCGCCGGTCTGGTTGTAGAACGACACGTTGCCGCCCGTGACGGGGATGCCGAGCTCGAGGCATCCGTCGCTCAGGCCCTCGACCGTCTCGGAGAACTGCCACATGACCTCGGGGTTCTCGGGGGAGCCGAAGTTCAGGCAGTCGGAGACGCCCATGGGCTTGGCGCCGCTCACGGCGACGTTGCGATACGCCTCGGCGAGCGCGAGCTTCGCGCCCTGGCGCGGGTCGAGCTGCGAGTAGCGGCCGTTCGCGTCGGTCGCGACGGAGACGCCGAGGCCCGACTCCTCGTCGACGCGCACCATGCCCGCGTCGTCGGGGTAGCTCAGGGCCGTGTTGCCGAGCACGTACTTGTCGTACTGGTTCGTGACCCATGCGGCATCCGCCTGGTTCGCCGAGCCGACCAGTTGCACGAACTGCTCGCGCAGCGCCTCGGGCGTCGAGGGGCGCTCGAGGGCGGATGCCCCGTCGGCCTGCAGCGCATCGAGGTAGGACGGGTAGGCGACCGGGCGCTCGTATACCGGGCCGTCGACAGCGACCGTGCGCGGGTCGACGTTCACGATCTCCTGGCCGTGCCACATGATCGAGAGGCGGCCGGTCTCAGTGACCTCGCCGAGCACGCTCGTCTCGACATCCCACTTCTTCACGACCTCGAGGAAGCCGTCGAGCTTCTCGGGGCGCACGATGGCCATCATGCGCTCCTGGCTCTCGCTCATGAGGATCTCCTCAGGCGTGAGCGAGGGGTCGCGCAGCAGCACGTCGTCGAGCACGATCGCCATGCCGCCGTCGCCGTTCGACGCGAGCTCGGAGGTCGCGCACGAGATGCCCGCCGCCCCGAGGTCCTGGATGCCCTCGACGAGGTCGCCGGCGAAGAGCTCGAGGCAGCACTCGATGAGCACCTTCTCGGCGAACGGGTCGCCGACCTGCACGGCGGGGCGCTTCGTGGGACCGCCCTCGGCGAACGTGTCGGAGGCGAGGATCGACGCGCCGCCGATGCCGTCGCCGCCGGTGCGGGCGCCGAAGAGCACGACCTTGTTGCCGGCGCCCTTCGCGTTGGCGAGGTGCAGGTCCTCGTGGCGCATGACGCCGACGGCGAGCGCGTTCACGAGCGGGTTCGCCTGGTAGGTGGGGTCGAACCAGGTCTCGCCGCCGATGTTCGGCAGGCCGAGGCAGTTGCCGTAGAAGCTGATGCCCGACACGACGCCGTGCACGACGCGGGCGGTGTCGGCGTGGTCGATCGCACCGAACCGCAGCGCGTCCATGACCGCGACGGGGCGTGCGCCCATCGAGATGATGTCGCGGACGATGCCGCCGACGCCGGTCGCGGCGCCCTGGAACGGCTCGATGTAGCTCGGGTGGTTGTGCGACTCGATCTTGAACGTGACCGCCCAGCCCTCGCCGATGTCGAGCACGCCGGCGTTCTCACCCATGCCCACCATGAGGTGCTGCTTCATCGCCGGCGTGACCTTCTTGCCGAACTGGCGCAGGTAGATCTTCGACGACTTGTAGGAGCAGTGCTCGCTCCACATGACCGAGTACATCGCGAGCTCGGCGCTCGTGGGGCGGCGGCCGAGGATGTTGCGGATGCGCTCGTACTCGTCGGGCTTCAGCCCGAGCGCGGCGTACGGCTGCTCCTTCTCGGGCGTGGCCGCGGCGACCTCGACGGTGTCGAGCACCGGCGTCTGGGTCGTCGGGGCAGCGGTCGTGGCGGGGGCTTCGATGGTCACGAGTGGCGAGCTCCAGAGAACGGCGGCGAGCGGATGCCGCGGGGGCGGATGCCTGACCGTGCAAGTCTACCCGGGGTGCTCACCTGAGCAGGCCTCGTTGTTTTGAGTGATTCAAAACAACTGCTACGGTCGAGGATATGAGCAGCGCATCCGACCGTGAGCAGGCCGAGGCGCACCTGCGCGCGGCGGGGCTCAAGGTCACGGTGCCACGCATCGCGGTGCTCGACGCGGTCACGGGACACGGCCACCTCGATGCCGACGCGGTGCACGCGCGCGTCGCCGCCGATCACCCGAGCGTGTCGCTGCAATCGATCTACAACGTGCTCGGCGACCTCTCGAACGCCGGGCTGCTGCGCCGCATCGCGCCCGCGGGCTCGCCCGCGCTCTACGAGAGCCGCATCGGCGACAACCACCACCACGTCGTCTGCACCCGCTGCCACGCCGTGGCCGACGTCGACTGCGTGATCGGCGAGCCGCCCTGCCTCGTGCCGGCCGACACCGCCGGCTTCGCCATCCACACGGCGGAGGTCACCTTCTGGGGCCTCTGCGCCGACTGCCGGCAAGCCGTCGCCGAGCTCGAACGACACGCTCCGGCCGAGTCCGGCTAGCCCGCGGCATCCGCACGGCGCTCACCGCCCGCCGCGCCGCCAGCGCCCTCGCCTCGTCGAGGCGGAGTTCGGCGCGCCTTCCCCGACCCCGCACCACCGCTCCCGCACCCCCGACCCCGCACCACCGACCCCCGCACCACCACCTCAGAGAGAGAAGGACGACACATGTCGGAACCCACGACGACGCAGACCGGAACCCCGGTCGCGAGCGACGCGCACTCCCTCACGGCC
This DNA window, taken from Agromyces sp. 3263, encodes the following:
- the purL gene encoding phosphoribosylformylglycinamidine synthase subunit PurL produces the protein MTIEAPATTAAPTTQTPVLDTVEVAAATPEKEQPYAALGLKPDEYERIRNILGRRPTSAELAMYSVMWSEHCSYKSSKIYLRQFGKKVTPAMKQHLMVGMGENAGVLDIGEGWAVTFKIESHNHPSYIEPFQGAATGVGGIVRDIISMGARPVAVMDALRFGAIDHADTARVVHGVVSGISFYGNCLGLPNIGGETWFDPTYQANPLVNALAVGVMRHEDLHLANAKGAGNKVVLFGARTGGDGIGGASILASDTFAEGGPTKRPAVQVGDPFAEKVLIECCLELFAGDLVEGIQDLGAAGISCATSELASNGDGGMAIVLDDVLLRDPSLTPEEILMSESQERMMAIVRPEKLDGFLEVVKKWDVETSVLGEVTETGRLSIMWHGQEIVNVDPRTVAVDGPVYERPVAYPSYLDALQADGASALERPSTPEALREQFVQLVGSANQADAAWVTNQYDKYVLGNTALSYPDDAGMVRVDEESGLGVSVATDANGRYSQLDPRQGAKLALAEAYRNVAVSGAKPMGVSDCLNFGSPENPEVMWQFSETVEGLSDGCLELGIPVTGGNVSFYNQTGDVPIHPTPVIAVLGVIDDVARRIPSGWQDDGHNIYLLGDTAAELDGSAWAGVVHDHLGGRPPAVDLGREKALAELLAAAALEGLIDSAHDLSDGGLAIALAEAVGRFGVGARVVLDEVIQDAGIDAATALFSESTGRVIVSVPREDDVKFRGLCEGRDYPVRRIGVTDAASGSLEVQGLFTVPVEELRSVNRAPLADAFGPIVGY
- a CDS encoding DUF2809 domain-containing protein, coding for MPQTTPLAETRRLRVLAVVAASGCLVLGLALQLLARTPLIDVLGSMLYVVFFGLLIVLVWPRLSALTVTAIALAVAMVIELLQLTPAPAAIVAALPVSRLLFGSAFDPMDLAAYVAGAVLLWLLLALLRVGAARVARGGR
- a CDS encoding NUDIX domain-containing protein, yielding MDDERQAYSDEYAAEHGRFALIPAAYVFLLDGERGDAGERVLLQRRAGTGYYDDWWAAAAAGHVEQGETVFAAGVRETAEELGVDVVEAALEPLTAMHRTGGTGRPVDERLDVFFACRSWRGTPSLMEQKATGLEWFRLDALPDHVVHHERFVLEGYRDGTLLPLTAYGFGGEPGLADAVAAAGAGGGPAASGTDAGRSLWTSLGFTEQPAWRRWVRTPWSS
- a CDS encoding Fur family transcriptional regulator yields the protein MSSASDREQAEAHLRAAGLKVTVPRIAVLDAVTGHGHLDADAVHARVAADHPSVSLQSIYNVLGDLSNAGLLRRIAPAGSPALYESRIGDNHHHVVCTRCHAVADVDCVIGEPPCLVPADTAGFAIHTAEVTFWGLCADCRQAVAELERHAPAESG